The window GAGCACGTCGTACGGCATCCCGTTCCTGCCCGCCTCGTACGCCGTGAGGCGCGCACCCTGGAGAAGCGGCCTCGTCTCGTCCACCCAGAGCCTGCGCAGCCTGCCCTCGTGGTGGGCCCGCAGCGCCACGGCGAAGGCCGTCCCCGCACCGCCCGACACCAGCGCCCCCGTATTGCAGTGGGTCAGCAACCGGTGCTGCCCGTCTCCCGGCAGGAGCTCCGCGAGCAGCTCCAGACCGTACCGCGCCATGCGCCCACTGGCCTCGGCATCCTCCCGGTGCAGCGCCCGCGCCTCGGCAAGGGCCGCCGCGGCGGCGTCCGGCAGGCCGGCCCCGCCCTCGATCGCCGACCGGTGCACCGCCGCCACCCGACGCGCCCCGTACCCCAGATTCACCGCGGTGGGCCGCGCCCGCCCCAGCAGATCCGACGCCGACTCCACGTCCTCGCCCCGGGCTGCGGCGAGCGCGACGCCGTACCCCCCTGCGATGCCCAGCAGCGGCGCACCGCGCACCGCCAGCGTCCGTATCGCCTCGACGAGTGCCGGCACGTCGGCGCACACCAGCTCCACCTCCTCGGAGGGCAGCCGTGTCTGGTCGAGGAGCACCACTGCGGGCCCCTGAGGAGGCTCCTCCCAGCGGAGCACCGAGAGGGGCGGCGGCTCGATACCCACCGGCGTTTGCGCGTCCTGATCAGCCATCCGCCCAGTCTGCCCGCTGAACCGCCCGCACACGAAGGCAAGAAGGAGACGGAGGGCCCGGCCCGCACCGCGGCCACGCGTGGCACGATGGCTGCCGACCCGCCGCCCCGATGAGCGGACGGGACCGTGAAGGAGCGACGATGAACGACTCTCCGGGCTGGGCTTCGCCCGGATCCGCCCCCTCCGACGATCAGGAAGCGGGCATCCCCAAGCCGTCCTCGCCCGTCGACGAAGGCGGTCCCGCCGGGCAGTGGTCCCCCGCGCAGCCACCCCCGGGACGGTGGACCCCGCCTGCGGCCCACGGCACAACCCCGCCCGCTCCGGGACGGGGCGGCACACCTCCGGGCCCGGGCTGGGGCGGCGCACCGATGGCCGCGAAGCCAGGGGTCATCCCGCTGCGACCGCTGAGCGTCGGGGAGATCCTCGACGGCGCCGTCTCCACGATGCGCGCCCACTGGCGCACCGTGCTCGGCGTCAGCCTCACCGTCTCCGTGTTCGCCGAGATCGTGGTCATCCTCGTGCAGCGCTACCTCCTGCCCGAGCCCACATCGGTCGACCCGAACGCCGAGGGGGCGGAAGCGCTGCGCCAGGCCACCGACTCCGCGGCCTCGCAACTCCTCACCAGTGCCCCGGGCACTCTGATCGCCATGATCGCCACGCTCGTCACGACCTCCGTCCTCACCGTGGTGATCAGCCGGTCCGTCCTCGGCCGCGGCGTGACGCTCTCCGAAGCCTGGGCCGAGGCCCGTCCGCGGCTCCTGCCCCTGCTCGGCCTGACGCTGCTGCTGAGCCTGATGAGCGCCGCGATCATGGCTGTGGGCCTGTTCCCGGGACTGCTGCTGGGTGGCGGCGCGGGAGGGATCGCCCTTGCCTTCGTCGGTCTGGTCGCCGCATGCGGCGTCGTGCTCTGGCTGATGATCCGCTTCACTCTCGCGGCACCGGCGCTGATGCTCGAGCGGCAGCCCGTACTCACCGCGCTGCGCCGGTCCGCGAAGCTGGTCAAGGGCAGCTGGTGGCGGACCTTCGGCATCCTGGCGCTCACCTACCTGCTGGTCATCATCGTCAGCCTGATCGTCGCGGTCCCGTTCGGCATCATCGCCGTGACGGTGGACAGCGACGGGCTCAGCGAGTTCCTCAACAGCAGCTCGTCCGACTTCGGCTGGCCCTTCCTCGTCATCACCGGAATCGGCGAAGTGATCATCTCCACGCTCACCTACCCCTTCACCGCGGGCGTGATGGCCCTGCTCTACGTCGACCAGCGCATCCGCCGCGAGGCGCTCGACCTCGATCTCGCACGGGCCGCCGGCGTGCCCGGCTACGACACCGCCGGGAACTGATGCGGTGAACGGGCCGGGGGGCACCAGCGCAGCGGAACACGTCACGGGAACGGGCGGGGGCATACCCGTGGACACCTCACGTGTCCCCGCCCGCGAAGCGGCCCAGGACGAACTGTCCGACCCGATGTACCACGAACACGATCCGAACCTCCTCGAACGCGGGATCAACCGCTTCTGGGACTGGATCAGCGGTCTCCTCGACGGTGCCGCCGGAGCCGCCCCCGGCGGCCCGGCCGGGCTCGTCGTGATCGCCCTGGCCGTCGTCGCTCTGGGCGCCGCCCTGTGGTGGCGCCTCGGAACCCCGCAGGGCGCCGCCCGGACACCCGACGCCCTGTTCGACGGCACCGTGCGCAGCGCGGCAGGCCACAGGAGCGCCGCGGCCGCCCATGCAGACGCCGAGCGGTGGACGGAGGCCGTCCAGGAGCGCATGCGCGCCCTCGTACGCGCCCTCGAGGACCGCGCCGTGCTCGACACGCGCCCCGGCCGCACAGCCGACGAGGCGGCGGTCGACGCCGGCGGACTGCTGCCCGCGTACGCGGTCCCGCTCCGCGACGCCGCCCGGGTCTTCGACGACATCACGTACGGCGGCCGCACGGCCGACGAGGCGGCGTATCTGAGCCTGTGCACCCTCGACCGGGACATTGGGACGGCCAAGCCTCTGCCGATGGCCACGACAGCCGGAGGAAGCGCCCTGTGACCGGCACGACAGCCGTCCCCACCACCTCCGCCTCCCGCACTCCCGGACAGGTATGGCAGCGCGTACGAGGCGTCCTGCTGGCCGTGCTCGTCCTCGTCGTCGGCGGGGTGGCCTTCGCGGCGTTCCGGTCCGGCGGGCAGCACGGCCGCCTCGACCCCCGCTCCCCCGACCCCCAGGGCAGCCGCGCCGTCGCCGAACTCATCAGGGACCGCGGCACATCCGTCGACGTCGCCACCACGCTCGCCGAGGCGACCGCCGCGGCGGGGCCCGACACCACGCTCCTGGTGGCCGGTCCCGACATGCTCACCCCGCACCAGCAGCGACGCCTCGGCTCGGCCGCCGGCGAGTCCGGGGGGCGCACCGTCCTCGTCGCCGCAGGCCGGACCTCGGTGGCCAGGCTGTCCCCGTCCGTCCGCGCGGGGTCCACCGGCCCCGTGGCAGGACGCTCCCCCGGCTGCGCCCTCCCGGCCGCACGCACCGCCGGAACCGCCGACATGGGAGGCGTGCGCTACTCCACCGGCGCGGACGGGGCCATCGCCTGCTACCCGGACGCCGGACACGGCACCCTCCTCGTCCTGCCCGAACGGCACACCGGCGACACCGTGTTCCTCGGCTCTCCCGACATCCTCCGCAACGACCGTCTCGACAAGCGCGGCAACGCCTCGCTGGCCCTGCAACTCCTCGGCTCGCGACCCCATCTCGTCTGGTACCTCCCCTCGCTCGACGACCCCTCCGCTGCCGTGACCGGCAGCGGCAACCCCGACAACAGCGACGGCGAAGCCGGCGGAGAGGGCAGCTTCTTCAGCCTGATCCCCTCCGGCTGGCTGTGGGGCACACTCCAACTCGGCGTCGCAACCGCCCTCGCCGCCATCTGGCGGGCCCGACGGCTCGGCCCCCTCGTCACCGAACGGCTACCGGTCGCCGTGCGCGCCTCCGAATCGACCGAAGGACGGGCCCGCCTCTACCGCAAGGCCAACGCCCGCGACCGCGCCGCCGCCACCCTGCGCGCGGCCACCCGCACCCGCATCTCCCCCCTCCTCGGCGTGTCCTCCTGTGACGCCGATTCGCCCGACGTCCTTCTCCCCGCTGTCGCCGTACGCCTCGGCACCCCGGGCGGAGACCTCGGCGCCCTCCTCTTCGGCCCTGCCCCCGCCGACGACGCCGCGCTTGTCCTGCTGACCGACCAACTCGACGCCCTCGAAAGAGAGGTACGCACTTCATGAGCGCCACGCCCCCGGAGACCACCGAGCCTGCGGCACCCGCGGAGACTTCTGCGTTCCCCGTGGACTCCGACAGCGCCCGGGCATCCCTGGAGGCTCTGCGTGCAGAGATCTCCAAGGCCGTCGTCGGCCAGGACCCCGCCGTCACCGGCCTGGTCGTCGCTCTTCTCTGCCGAGGACACGTCCTCCTCGAAGGCGTCCCCGGCGTAGCGAAGACCCTCCTGGTCCGGGCCCTCGCAGCATCCCTTGAACTCGACACCAAACGCGTCCAGTTCACTCCGGACCTGATGCCGAGCGACGTCACGGGATCACTGGTCTACGACGCCGGCACCGCCGAGTTCTCCTTCCAGCCCGGGCCCGTGTTCACCAATCTGCTGCTCGCCGACGAGATCAACCGCACCCCTCCCAAAACACAGGCCTCGCTGCTGGAGGCCATGGAGGAACGCCAGGTCACCATCGACGGTTCACCGAGGGCGTTGCCCGATCCCTTCCTGGTGGCAGCCACCCAGAACCCTGTCGAGTACGAAGGGACGTATCCGCTGCCCGAAGCGCAGTTGGACCGATTCCTGCTGAAACTCAATGTGCCCCTGCCCTCGCGGGAGGATGAGATCAACGTGCTCACCCGGCACGCGGACGGTTTCAACCCACGCGACCTCGAAGCCGCAGGCATACGGCCCGTTGCCGGTCCCGCCGACCTGGAAGCCGCACGCACCGCCGTCGCCAAGACCTCCGTCTCGCCCGAGATCGCCGCCTACGTCGTCGATATCTGTCGTGCCACGCGTGAATCCCCCTCGCTGACCCTCGGTGCCTCTCCCCGGGGAGCCACCGCACTGCTCTCCACCGCGCGCGCCTGGGCCTGGCTCACCGGCCGGGACTACGTCACCCCGGACGACGTGAAAGCCCTAGCCCTGCCCACGCTCCGCCACCGCATCCACCTGCGCCCGGAGGCCGAGATGGAGGGAGTCACCCCCGACTCCGTCATCACAGCCGTCCTTGCCCACGTCCCCGTCCCCCGGTAAGGCGATCACCATGGCCCTCACCGGTCGGGCCGCCCTGCTGGCGGCACTGGGATCACTCCCCGTAGCCATCGTGGCTCCGAGCTGGACCGGCGTACTCGCGGTCGATGTCCCGCTCTCACTGGCAATTCTGTGCGACTACGCCCTGGCCGCGCCAGTACGTACGCTCCATTTCACTCGATCCGGTGACACATCCGTTCGACTCGGCGAGGCCGCCACCGTAGAACTCACGGTAACCAATCCGTCGCGTCGTCCGCTGCGCGCCCACCTGCGTGACGCCTGGCCTCCGAGCAGTTGGAGCTCGGAGGCCGAACAGAGTTCCTCGCGCCACGAGTTCGTCGTGGCCGCCGGCGAACGACGGCGCCTCACCACCGTGCTCCGCCCCTCCCGCAGGGGGGACCGACAGCCGGAACGCGTGACGGTCCGCTCGTTCGGGCCACTCGGGCTCGCCGCCCGTCAGGGGGACCACCGCGTGCCTTGGGCGGTCCGGGTACTGCCGCCCTTCACGAGCAGAAAGCATCTGCCGTCGCGGCTCGCCAGGCTCCGCGAGCTCGACGGCCGTACCAGCGTGCTCACCCGCGGAGAGGGGACTGAGTTCGACAGCCTGCGGGCCTACGTCCCGGGAGACGACACCCGCTCCATCGACTGGAGGGCCACGGCACGCCAGACCGGTGTCGCGGTCCGCACCTGGCGCCCGGAACGGGACCGGCACATCCTCGTCGTCCTGGACACGGGACGTACCTCGGCGGGTCGGGTCGGCGACGTCCCCCGTCTCGACGCCGCCATGGACGCGGCCATGCTCCTCGCCGCACTCGCCACCCGTGCCGGGGACCGCGTGAACCTCCTCGCCTACGACCGACGCGTCCGAGCCCGGGTACAGCACAAGGCAACCGGCGGGGACCTGCTGTCGGCCTTCGCCGGGGCGCTGGCACCACTGGAGCCCGAACTCGTGGAGACCGATGCCCGCGGACTCAGCGCCACCGCCCTCGCCAGTGCGCCTCGACGCTCCTTGTTGGTGCTACTCACGAGCTTGGACGCCGCACCCGTCGAAGAGGGCCTGCTCCCCGTCCTCCCACAGCTCACCCGCCGCCACACCGTGCTGGTCGCCTCAGTCGCGGACCCCCAGGTCGAGGCGATGGCCCAGGCAAGGGGCACGGTGGACGCCACCTATGAAGCAGCTGCCGGCACTCAGACCCAGGCCCAGCGCCGCCGCACCGCGGACCAGCTTCGCCGCCACGGCGTGACGGTCGTCGACGCCCCTCCAAGTGAGCTCGCCCCGGCTCTGGCCGACGCCTACCTCGCGCTCAAAGCAGCCGGCCGACTGTAGAAGCAGAAACTCGGCACTGCGCGCCGGGGTGGGGGCACGGCAACGAGGCCACTACGAAGGGGGCCGCACACGGTGCCCGAGTTCGCGGTGCTCAGCTCCAGGAATCACGGAAGCCGGCCGCCGGCCTGCCGATCACGAGGACATCCGCTTTGAGCTCGTACCGTCTTCGCCGTGCACCAGGCCGGGGTGCCTGGCCAGGGCTGCCCGGGAACGCAGAAAAGCCCCGTGCCACAAGGGCACGGGGCTTTCCCGGAATAATTGTTCGGCGGCGTCCTACTCTCCCACAGGGTCCCCCCTGCAGTACCATCGGCGCTGAAAGGCTTAGCTTCCGGGTTCGGAATGTAACCGGGCGTTTCCCTAACGCAATGACCACCGAAACACTATGAAATTAACCAACACCGGAACACAACACGGCCGTTCGTTATTTCAGAACTAACACAGTGGACGCGAGCAACTGAGGACAAGCCCTCGGCCTATTAGTACCAGTCAGCTCCACCCGTTACCGGGCTTCCACATCTGGCCTATCAACCCAGTCGTCTACTGGGAGCCTTAACCACTCAAGGTGGTGGGAATACTCATCTTGAAGCAGGCTTCCCGCTTAGATGCTTTCAGCGGTTATCCTTTCCGAACGTAGCCAACCAGCCATGCCCTTGGCAGGACAACTGGCACACCAGAGGTTCGTCCGTCCCGGTCCTCTCGTACTAGGGACAGCCCTTCTCAATATTCCTACGCGCACAGCGGATAGGGACCGAACTGTCTCACGACGTTCTAAACCCAGCTCGCGTACCGCTTTAATGGGCGAACAGCCCAACCCTTGGGACCGACTCCAGCCCCAGGATGCGACGAGCCGACATCGAGGTGCCAAACCATCCCGTCGATATGGACTCTTGGGGAAGATCAGCCTGTTATCCCCGGGGTACCTTTTATCCGTTGAGCGACAGCGCTTCCACAAGCCACTGCCGGATCACTAGTCCCGACTTTCGTCCCTGCTCGACCCGTCGGTCTCACAGTCAAGCTCCCTTGTGCACTTACACTCAACACCTGATTGCCAACCAGGCTGAGGGAACCTTTGGGCGCCTCCGTTACTCTTTAGGAGGCAACCGCCCCAGTTAAACTACCCATCAGACACTGTCCCTGATCCGGATCACGGACCCAGGTTAGACATCCAGCACGACCAGAGTGGTATTTCAACGGCGACTCCACAACCACTGGCGTGGCTGCTTCAAAGTCTCC is drawn from Streptomyces sp. NBC_00178 and contains these coding sequences:
- the mtnA gene encoding S-methyl-5-thioribose-1-phosphate isomerase, which encodes MADQDAQTPVGIEPPPLSVLRWEEPPQGPAVVLLDQTRLPSEEVELVCADVPALVEAIRTLAVRGAPLLGIAGGYGVALAAARGEDVESASDLLGRARPTAVNLGYGARRVAAVHRSAIEGGAGLPDAAAAALAEARALHREDAEASGRMARYGLELLAELLPGDGQHRLLTHCNTGALVSGGAGTAFAVALRAHHEGRLRRLWVDETRPLLQGARLTAYEAGRNGMPYDVLADSAAGSLFAAGEVDAVLIGADRIAADGSVANKVGSYPLAVLAKYHHVPFVVVAPTTTVDLGTADGASIIVEQRPAAEVTEITSVPGFPAAGGRAVRALAPSGAKAYNPAFDVTPPELVTAIVTEEGVVSPVTGVGLAELCARSSQVTIS
- a CDS encoding glycerophosphoryl diester phosphodiesterase membrane domain-containing protein encodes the protein MNDSPGWASPGSAPSDDQEAGIPKPSSPVDEGGPAGQWSPAQPPPGRWTPPAAHGTTPPAPGRGGTPPGPGWGGAPMAAKPGVIPLRPLSVGEILDGAVSTMRAHWRTVLGVSLTVSVFAEIVVILVQRYLLPEPTSVDPNAEGAEALRQATDSAASQLLTSAPGTLIAMIATLVTTSVLTVVISRSVLGRGVTLSEAWAEARPRLLPLLGLTLLLSLMSAAIMAVGLFPGLLLGGGAGGIALAFVGLVAACGVVLWLMIRFTLAAPALMLERQPVLTALRRSAKLVKGSWWRTFGILALTYLLVIIVSLIVAVPFGIIAVTVDSDGLSEFLNSSSSDFGWPFLVITGIGEVIISTLTYPFTAGVMALLYVDQRIRREALDLDLARAAGVPGYDTAGN
- a CDS encoding DUF4129 domain-containing protein yields the protein MNGPGGTSAAEHVTGTGGGIPVDTSRVPAREAAQDELSDPMYHEHDPNLLERGINRFWDWISGLLDGAAGAAPGGPAGLVVIALAVVALGAALWWRLGTPQGAARTPDALFDGTVRSAAGHRSAAAAHADAERWTEAVQERMRALVRALEDRAVLDTRPGRTADEAAVDAGGLLPAYAVPLRDAARVFDDITYGGRTADEAAYLSLCTLDRDIGTAKPLPMATTAGGSAL
- a CDS encoding DUF4350 domain-containing protein, with the protein product MTGTTAVPTTSASRTPGQVWQRVRGVLLAVLVLVVGGVAFAAFRSGGQHGRLDPRSPDPQGSRAVAELIRDRGTSVDVATTLAEATAAAGPDTTLLVAGPDMLTPHQQRRLGSAAGESGGRTVLVAAGRTSVARLSPSVRAGSTGPVAGRSPGCALPAARTAGTADMGGVRYSTGADGAIACYPDAGHGTLLVLPERHTGDTVFLGSPDILRNDRLDKRGNASLALQLLGSRPHLVWYLPSLDDPSAAVTGSGNPDNSDGEAGGEGSFFSLIPSGWLWGTLQLGVATALAAIWRARRLGPLVTERLPVAVRASESTEGRARLYRKANARDRAAATLRAATRTRISPLLGVSSCDADSPDVLLPAVAVRLGTPGGDLGALLFGPAPADDAALVLLTDQLDALEREVRTS
- a CDS encoding AAA family ATPase; its protein translation is MSATPPETTEPAAPAETSAFPVDSDSARASLEALRAEISKAVVGQDPAVTGLVVALLCRGHVLLEGVPGVAKTLLVRALAASLELDTKRVQFTPDLMPSDVTGSLVYDAGTAEFSFQPGPVFTNLLLADEINRTPPKTQASLLEAMEERQVTIDGSPRALPDPFLVAATQNPVEYEGTYPLPEAQLDRFLLKLNVPLPSREDEINVLTRHADGFNPRDLEAAGIRPVAGPADLEAARTAVAKTSVSPEIAAYVVDICRATRESPSLTLGASPRGATALLSTARAWAWLTGRDYVTPDDVKALALPTLRHRIHLRPEAEMEGVTPDSVITAVLAHVPVPR
- a CDS encoding DUF58 domain-containing protein, with the protein product MALTGRAALLAALGSLPVAIVAPSWTGVLAVDVPLSLAILCDYALAAPVRTLHFTRSGDTSVRLGEAATVELTVTNPSRRPLRAHLRDAWPPSSWSSEAEQSSSRHEFVVAAGERRRLTTVLRPSRRGDRQPERVTVRSFGPLGLAARQGDHRVPWAVRVLPPFTSRKHLPSRLARLRELDGRTSVLTRGEGTEFDSLRAYVPGDDTRSIDWRATARQTGVAVRTWRPERDRHILVVLDTGRTSAGRVGDVPRLDAAMDAAMLLAALATRAGDRVNLLAYDRRVRARVQHKATGGDLLSAFAGALAPLEPELVETDARGLSATALASAPRRSLLVLLTSLDAAPVEEGLLPVLPQLTRRHTVLVASVADPQVEAMAQARGTVDATYEAAAGTQTQAQRRRTADQLRRHGVTVVDAPPSELAPALADAYLALKAAGRL